A window of Corallococcus macrosporus DSM 14697 contains these coding sequences:
- a CDS encoding DUF1285 domain-containing protein, with protein sequence MQPPTGQPPPGKRWHTREDSGIRLDATLRWWHDDEAILHPKIIELFNASLVLDEAGRYQLRIGNDWCFVQVDGAAYEVRTVDVTPDERVSVRLSDRTAEALDVDSLHLDADGVLSCRVKQGRAQARLSRDAQYQLGQLLEEGPDGGLVLCVGQRKLAVPVALDASA encoded by the coding sequence ATGCAACCGCCCACCGGACAGCCGCCTCCCGGCAAGCGCTGGCACACCCGCGAGGACAGCGGCATCCGCCTCGACGCCACGCTGCGCTGGTGGCACGACGACGAGGCCATCCTCCACCCCAAAATCATCGAGCTCTTCAACGCCTCGCTCGTATTGGACGAAGCGGGCCGCTATCAGCTCCGCATCGGCAACGACTGGTGCTTCGTCCAGGTGGATGGTGCCGCCTACGAGGTCCGCACCGTGGACGTCACACCCGACGAGCGGGTGTCCGTGCGCCTCAGTGACCGCACCGCAGAGGCGCTGGACGTGGACAGCCTTCACCTGGACGCCGATGGGGTGCTGTCCTGCCGCGTGAAGCAGGGCAGGGCCCAGGCACGCCTGTCGCGTGACGCGCAGTACCAGCTCGGACAGCTCCTGGAAGAAGGGCCTGACGGCGGGCTCGTGCTGTGCGTCGGCCAACGCAAGCTCGCCGTCCCGGTCGCGCTGGACGCCTCCGCCTAG